From Rhodobium gokarnense, the proteins below share one genomic window:
- the fdhF gene encoding formate dehydrogenase subunit alpha: MLPSDRDMSTPERHGAPVTVTIDGFEITVPKGTSVLRAAAEGGIQIPKLCATDSIEAFGSCRLCVVEIEGKRGTPSSCTTPVAEGMVVRTQTDKLKKIRKGVMELYISDHPLDCLTCSANNDCELQDMAGMVGLREVRYKPANGNGLSNHFTPREASGEANALYIPKDESNPYFTYDPSKCIVCSRCVRACEEVQGTFALTIAGKGFDSRVSPGMGSDDFLSSDCVSCGACVQACPTATLQEKSVAELGTPERAVVTTCAYCGVGCSFKAELNGDELVRMVPYRDGKANRGHSCVKGRFAWGYANHRDRILNPMIRDTIDEPWREVSWQEAIGFAAARLRKLQERHGQKSIGVITSSRCTNEETFLVQKLARAVFGNNNTDTCARVCHSPTGYGLGQTFGTSAGTQDFDSVEASDVVIVIGANPTDGHPVFASRLKKRLRQGARLIVIDPRRIDLVRSPHIRASHHLALRPGTNVAVVTALAHVIVTEGLFDETYIRERCDWDEFQDYAAFVSEERHSPEATEALTGVPAAEIRGAARLFATGGNGAIYYGLGVTEHSQGSTTVMGIANLAMLTGNVGRKGVGVNPLRGQNNVQGSCDMGSFPHELPGYRHVKLPEVRKIFEDAWGVEIDPEPGLRIPNMLDAAVDGSFKGLYCQGEDILQSDPDTHHVAAGLAAMECVIVHDLFLNETANYAHVFLPGSTFLEKDGTFTNAERRINRVRKVMAPKNGYADWEVTQLLANAMGAGWTYQHPAEIMAEIAATTPSFAGVTYDLLEEKGSVQWPCNDKTPEGTPLMHVDGFVRGKGRFIVTEYLATDEKTGPRFPLLLTTGRILSQYNVGAQTRRTDNVVWHEADVLEIHPHDAEQRGVAEGDWVRLASRSGETTLKAKITDRVSPGVVYTTFHHPDTQANVVTTDFSDWATNCPEYKVTAVQVAPSNGPSDWQEDYAAQAERARRIVHAAE; encoded by the coding sequence ATGCTCCCCAGCGACCGCGACATGAGCACGCCGGAGCGGCACGGCGCCCCGGTGACCGTCACCATCGACGGCTTCGAGATCACCGTGCCGAAGGGCACCAGCGTGCTGCGCGCCGCCGCCGAAGGCGGCATCCAGATCCCCAAGCTCTGCGCCACGGACTCCATCGAGGCCTTCGGCTCCTGCCGGCTCTGCGTCGTGGAGATCGAGGGCAAGCGCGGCACGCCGTCGTCCTGTACGACCCCCGTCGCCGAGGGCATGGTCGTGCGCACCCAGACGGACAAGCTGAAGAAGATCCGCAAAGGGGTGATGGAGCTCTACATCTCCGACCACCCGCTCGATTGCCTCACCTGCTCCGCCAACAATGACTGCGAATTGCAGGACATGGCCGGAATGGTGGGCCTGCGCGAGGTCCGCTACAAGCCGGCCAATGGCAACGGCCTTTCCAACCACTTCACGCCGCGCGAGGCCTCCGGCGAGGCCAACGCGCTCTACATCCCCAAGGACGAATCGAACCCCTATTTCACCTACGACCCGTCCAAATGCATCGTCTGCTCGCGCTGCGTGCGCGCCTGCGAGGAAGTGCAGGGCACCTTCGCGCTGACCATCGCGGGCAAGGGCTTCGACAGCCGGGTCTCGCCGGGCATGGGCAGCGATGACTTCCTGTCGTCGGACTGCGTCAGTTGCGGCGCCTGCGTCCAGGCCTGCCCGACCGCGACCCTGCAGGAAAAATCGGTCGCCGAACTCGGCACGCCGGAGCGCGCGGTCGTCACCACCTGCGCCTATTGCGGCGTCGGCTGCTCCTTCAAGGCCGAGCTCAATGGCGACGAACTGGTCCGCATGGTCCCCTATCGCGACGGCAAGGCCAATCGCGGCCATAGCTGCGTCAAGGGGCGCTTCGCCTGGGGCTACGCCAACCACCGCGACCGCATCCTCAACCCGATGATCCGCGACACCATCGACGAGCCCTGGCGCGAGGTCTCCTGGCAGGAGGCTATCGGCTTTGCCGCCGCCCGACTGCGCAAGCTCCAGGAGCGCCACGGCCAGAAGTCCATCGGCGTCATCACGTCGAGCCGCTGCACCAACGAGGAGACCTTCCTCGTTCAGAAGCTGGCCCGCGCGGTCTTCGGCAACAACAACACCGACACCTGCGCCCGCGTCTGCCATTCGCCCACCGGCTACGGCCTCGGCCAGACCTTCGGCACCAGCGCCGGCACCCAGGATTTCGACAGCGTCGAGGCCTCCGACGTCGTCATCGTCATCGGCGCCAACCCGACCGACGGCCACCCGGTCTTCGCCTCGCGGCTGAAGAAGCGCCTGCGCCAGGGCGCCAGGCTGATCGTCATCGATCCGCGCCGCATCGACCTCGTGCGCTCGCCGCACATCAGGGCGTCGCACCACCTGGCGCTCCGCCCCGGCACCAATGTCGCGGTGGTCACGGCCCTCGCCCATGTCATCGTCACCGAGGGCCTCTTTGACGAGACCTATATCCGCGAGCGCTGCGACTGGGACGAGTTCCAGGACTACGCCGCCTTCGTCTCCGAAGAGCGCCACAGCCCGGAGGCGACCGAAGCGCTGACCGGCGTGCCGGCGGCCGAAATCCGCGGCGCGGCACGCCTGTTCGCCACCGGCGGCAACGGCGCCATCTATTACGGCCTCGGCGTCACGGAACACAGCCAGGGCTCCACCACCGTCATGGGCATCGCCAACCTCGCCATGCTGACCGGCAATGTCGGCCGCAAGGGCGTCGGCGTGAACCCGCTGCGCGGCCAGAACAACGTGCAAGGGAGCTGCGACATGGGCTCCTTCCCGCACGAGCTTCCCGGCTACCGCCACGTCAAGCTGCCCGAGGTCCGAAAAATCTTCGAGGACGCCTGGGGCGTTGAGATCGACCCCGAGCCGGGCCTCCGCATTCCCAACATGCTGGACGCCGCCGTCGACGGCTCCTTCAAGGGCCTCTACTGCCAGGGCGAGGATATCCTGCAGTCAGACCCGGACACCCACCACGTCGCGGCGGGCCTTGCGGCGATGGAGTGCGTCATCGTCCACGACCTGTTCCTGAACGAAACCGCCAACTACGCCCACGTCTTCCTGCCGGGCTCCACCTTCCTGGAAAAGGACGGCACCTTCACCAACGCCGAACGCCGCATCAACCGCGTGCGCAAGGTCATGGCGCCGAAGAACGGCTATGCCGATTGGGAGGTCACCCAGTTGCTGGCGAATGCCATGGGTGCCGGCTGGACCTACCAGCACCCGGCCGAGATCATGGCCGAGATCGCAGCGACGACCCCGTCCTTCGCCGGCGTCACCTACGACCTCCTGGAGGAAAAGGGCTCGGTGCAATGGCCCTGCAACGACAAGACACCGGAGGGCACGCCGCTGATGCATGTGGACGGGTTCGTCCGCGGCAAGGGGCGGTTCATCGTCACCGAATATCTGGCGACGGACGAAAAGACCGGCCCGCGCTTCCCGCTCCTGCTGACGACAGGCCGCATCCTCTCCCAGTACAATGTCGGCGCCCAGACGCGGCGCACCGACAATGTCGTCTGGCACGAGGCGGACGTCCTGGAGATCCATCCGCACGATGCGGAGCAGCGCGGCGTTGCCGAGGGCGACTGGGTGCGGCTCGCCTCCCGCTCCGGCGAGACGACCCTCAAGGCCAAGATCACCGACCGGGTCAGCCCCGGCGTCGTCTACACAACCTTCCACCACCCGGACACCCAGGCGAACGTCGTCACCACCGACTTCTCCGACTGGGCCACCAACTGCCCGGAATACAAGGTGACGGCGGTGCAGGTCGCGCCGTCCAACGGCCCCAGCGACTGGCAGGAGGACTATGCGGCACAGGCGGAACGCGCGCGCCGCATCGTCCACGCGGCGGAGTAG
- a CDS encoding exopolysaccharide biosynthesis protein: MSDAAHSITAVLDRTCEVASEGEVSVKDTVESLGAASHSALILLPALLAITPLSGVPGASSFFGLTIALVSLQMLIGRESLWLPDFLLRRSIDSAKLEKAIGFLRRPARFVDRHTRERLGLLVRPPARSLLQAACLGCGLVMPFLEVIPFTSSIMVTAVAFFATALVVRDGLLAAAGLAFVAAAATLALNVVA; the protein is encoded by the coding sequence GTGAGCGACGCCGCCCATTCCATCACGGCCGTGCTCGACCGGACCTGCGAGGTCGCGTCGGAGGGGGAAGTGTCCGTCAAGGACACGGTCGAATCCCTCGGCGCGGCCTCGCACAGCGCCCTGATCCTGCTGCCGGCGCTGCTCGCGATCACGCCGCTCAGCGGCGTTCCGGGCGCCTCCAGCTTTTTCGGGCTGACGATCGCCCTCGTCTCCCTGCAGATGCTGATCGGCCGCGAAAGCCTGTGGCTGCCGGATTTTCTCCTGCGCCGCAGCATCGACAGCGCCAAACTTGAGAAGGCGATCGGATTTCTCCGGCGCCCGGCGCGGTTCGTCGACCGCCACACCAGGGAACGCCTCGGCCTTCTGGTGCGGCCGCCGGCACGCTCGCTATTGCAGGCGGCGTGCCTCGGCTGCGGCCTGGTCATGCCGTTCCTGGAGGTGATTCCCTTCACCTCCTCCATCATGGTGACGGCCGTCGCATTCTTCGCAACGGCGCTTGTCGTCCGCGACGGCCTGCTGGCCGCTGCCGGGCTCGCCTTTGTCGCAGCCGCGGCGACGCTGGCCCTCAATGTGGTAGCCTGA
- a CDS encoding glycine zipper domain-containing protein, with protein MKKVILPALAALMIAGCTTTEQGAVIGGASGAAIGAATSGTMGGAVAGGAIGAVAGGLIGRAAEPGWCYYRDRYGRRYRARCDY; from the coding sequence ATGAAGAAAGTGATCCTGCCTGCCCTTGCCGCGCTGATGATCGCCGGCTGCACGACGACCGAACAGGGTGCCGTCATCGGCGGCGCCTCGGGCGCCGCGATCGGCGCCGCGACCAGTGGAACCATGGGCGGCGCCGTCGCCGGCGGTGCCATCGGTGCCGTTGCCGGCGGTCTCATCGGCCGTGCCGCCGAGCCGGGCTGGTGCTACTACCGCGACCGTTACGGCCGCCGCTACCGCGCCCGCTGCGACTACTGA
- a CDS encoding LysR family transcriptional regulator, producing MLAKLEMLLALAKEQHFGRAAHSLGITQPTLSAGIRQLEEQLGVKLVQRGSRFGGLTPEGQRALVWARQIVGDSRRLRDEMRFSKEGLSGHLRLAAIPTALTWAARLTSRFTEAHPNVSFTVLSRSSIDILAMLENLDIDAGITYLDNEPLGRVAAAPLYRERYVLICPKDHALAVRRHITWGDLAGVRLCLLTPDMQNRRIINRNFMEAGVTPAALVESNSTIVLVSHVVEGGFATILPTDLARFLAVGRDLALVPVADGGFVPTVGLIALHHEPYTPVFEALQKMARSIADPA from the coding sequence ATGCTCGCCAAGCTGGAAATGCTGCTCGCGCTCGCCAAGGAGCAACATTTCGGCCGCGCCGCCCACAGCCTCGGCATCACCCAGCCGACGCTGTCGGCCGGCATCCGCCAGCTTGAGGAGCAGCTCGGCGTCAAGCTGGTGCAGCGCGGCTCGCGCTTCGGCGGGCTGACGCCGGAGGGCCAGCGCGCCCTCGTCTGGGCACGCCAGATCGTCGGCGACTCACGGCGCCTGCGCGACGAGATGCGGTTCTCCAAGGAAGGGCTCTCCGGCCATCTGCGCCTTGCCGCCATCCCGACGGCGCTGACCTGGGCCGCCCGGCTGACCTCCCGCTTCACCGAAGCCCACCCCAATGTCAGCTTCACCGTGCTGTCGCGCTCCTCCATCGACATCCTGGCGATGCTGGAAAACCTCGATATCGACGCCGGCATCACCTATCTCGACAACGAGCCGCTTGGCCGCGTCGCCGCCGCCCCGCTCTACCGCGAGCGCTACGTGCTCATCTGCCCGAAGGACCATGCCCTCGCCGTCCGCCGGCACATCACCTGGGGCGACCTTGCCGGCGTCCGGCTGTGCCTCCTGACGCCCGACATGCAGAACCGGCGCATCATCAACCGCAATTTCATGGAGGCCGGCGTCACGCCCGCCGCGCTGGTGGAATCCAACTCCACCATCGTGCTGGTCAGCCATGTGGTCGAGGGCGGCTTTGCCACGATCCTGCCGACCGACCTCGCCCGGTTCCTCGCCGTCGGCCGCGACCTTGCGCTCGTCCCGGTCGCCGACGGAGGCTTCGTGCCGACCGTCGGCCTCATCGCCCTGCACCACGAACCCTATACGCCGGTGTTCGAAGCGCTGCAGAAAATGGCCCGCTCGATCGCCGATCCGGCGTGA
- a CDS encoding sodium:calcium antiporter, translating to MLTDLNTPAIAAIMAAAAAVILLCGLRMTTLADRIADRTGLGEALIGGVLLGAATSLSGAVVSLTSALNGHASLAFANGIGGIAAQTAFLAIADLVYRRANLEHAAAELANVFQCGLLIVLLAIPFLASTTPEVTLFAIHPLSFAIPAIYVAGIVATRRVREFPMWQPISTDETRLDTPEDEDDARKSPVGLIVTFAVLVVFLAGAGWTIARCGVALSDRLGLSETLVGALMTAVITSLPELVTTLAAVRRGALQLAVGGIIGGNSFDTLFLTISDAGYREGSIYHAVGKTDFFWNAVGLVMTGVLLLGLLLRQKEGTARIGFESLLLFLIFGAAIGLQALWG from the coding sequence ATGCTGACCGACCTCAACACCCCCGCGATCGCCGCCATCATGGCCGCTGCCGCAGCGGTCATTTTGTTGTGCGGCCTGCGCATGACGACCCTTGCCGACCGCATCGCCGACCGCACCGGCCTCGGCGAGGCGCTGATCGGCGGCGTTCTTCTGGGCGCCGCGACCTCGCTCTCCGGCGCCGTCGTGTCGCTGACATCGGCGCTCAACGGCCATGCGTCGCTCGCCTTTGCCAACGGCATCGGCGGCATCGCCGCCCAGACCGCCTTTCTGGCCATCGCCGACCTCGTCTATCGCCGCGCCAACCTGGAGCACGCGGCGGCGGAACTGGCCAACGTCTTCCAGTGCGGGCTGCTGATCGTGCTGCTGGCCATCCCGTTCCTGGCCTCCACGACGCCCGAAGTCACCCTCTTCGCCATCCATCCGCTGTCCTTCGCGATCCCGGCGATCTATGTCGCCGGCATCGTCGCAACGCGGCGCGTGCGCGAATTCCCGATGTGGCAGCCGATCTCCACCGACGAGACCCGGCTGGACACACCCGAGGACGAGGACGACGCCAGGAAGAGCCCGGTCGGCCTCATTGTCACCTTCGCTGTCCTCGTCGTCTTCCTCGCCGGCGCCGGCTGGACCATCGCCCGCTGCGGCGTCGCACTCTCCGACCGGCTCGGCCTGTCCGAGACCCTCGTCGGCGCGCTGATGACGGCGGTCATCACGTCCCTGCCGGAGCTGGTGACGACGCTGGCGGCCGTGCGCCGCGGCGCCCTGCAGCTTGCCGTCGGCGGCATCATCGGCGGCAACAGCTTCGACACCCTGTTCCTGACGATCTCCGACGCCGGCTACCGCGAAGGCTCCATCTACCATGCCGTCGGCAAAACGGACTTCTTCTGGAACGCCGTCGGCCTCGTCATGACCGGCGTCCTGCTCCTCGGCCTGTTGTTGCGCCAGAAGGAGGGCACCGCCCGCATCGGCTTTGAAAGCCTGTTGCTCTTCCTCATCTTCGGCGCCGCCATCGGCCTCCAGGCGCTGTGGGGGTAG
- a CDS encoding cryptochrome/photolyase family protein, which yields MPADTGAPVLLWFRRDLRLSDNPALTAAVSTGRPVVPVFIRDDEDAGDRAPGGASRWWLHGSLKALAEDLSGRGSRLILRSGNAADAIDDLLKETGAEVVFWNRRYEPWATRRDEAIKTSLKERGIEAKSFNAALLCEPWEIETKDGGPYKVFTPFWKALRGLGDPERPEAAPDGIPAPDAFPKTENLDDWKLLPEKPDWAGGLREAWTPGEKGARERLATFVDEAVMAYADKRNLPAKAGTSRLSPHLHFGEVGPRQIWHAAIAAGMSATGQPTPKGVETFLSEIAWREFSWHLLFHFPTLPEEPLRPEFSDFEWKDDDGGLKAWQQGMTGYPIVDAGMRELWATGWMHNRVRMIVASFLVKDLLVHWREGEVWFWDTLVDADLANNTASWQWVAGSGADAAPYFRVFNPVLQGEKFDPDGEYVRRWVPELKDLPANAVHAPWTAKPMELKEAGIELGRDYPHPIVDHATARKRALERYRRMKDGND from the coding sequence ATGCCCGCCGACACCGGTGCCCCCGTCCTCCTCTGGTTCCGCCGCGACCTGCGCCTTTCCGACAACCCGGCGCTCACCGCTGCGGTCTCCACCGGCCGCCCCGTCGTGCCGGTCTTCATCCGCGATGACGAGGATGCCGGGGACCGCGCGCCCGGCGGCGCCTCGCGCTGGTGGCTCCACGGATCGCTGAAAGCCCTCGCCGAGGACCTGTCGGGCCGCGGCAGCCGGCTGATCCTGAGGTCCGGCAACGCAGCCGACGCGATCGACGACCTACTCAAGGAGACCGGAGCCGAGGTCGTCTTCTGGAACCGCCGCTACGAGCCCTGGGCGACCCGCCGCGACGAGGCCATCAAGACCTCCCTGAAGGAGCGCGGCATCGAGGCGAAAAGCTTCAACGCCGCCCTCCTCTGCGAACCCTGGGAGATCGAGACCAAGGACGGCGGACCCTACAAGGTCTTCACGCCGTTCTGGAAGGCGCTGCGCGGCCTCGGCGACCCCGAAAGACCCGAAGCGGCACCGGACGGCATCCCCGCACCCGACGCCTTCCCCAAGACGGAAAACCTCGACGACTGGAAGCTGCTTCCCGAAAAACCCGATTGGGCCGGCGGCCTGCGCGAAGCCTGGACACCGGGGGAAAAGGGAGCCCGCGAACGCCTCGCCACCTTCGTCGACGAGGCCGTCATGGCCTATGCCGACAAGCGGAACCTGCCGGCAAAGGCCGGCACCTCGCGTCTTTCCCCCCACCTCCATTTCGGCGAGGTCGGCCCGCGCCAGATCTGGCACGCGGCGATCGCCGCCGGCATGTCGGCGACCGGCCAGCCGACGCCGAAGGGCGTCGAGACATTTCTGTCGGAGATCGCCTGGCGTGAATTCTCCTGGCACCTGCTGTTTCACTTTCCGACCCTGCCGGAAGAGCCGCTCCGCCCGGAATTTTCCGATTTCGAATGGAAGGACGACGACGGCGGCCTGAAGGCCTGGCAACAGGGCATGACCGGCTATCCGATCGTCGATGCCGGCATGCGCGAGCTCTGGGCGACCGGCTGGATGCACAACCGCGTGCGCATGATCGTCGCTTCCTTTCTCGTCAAGGATCTCCTCGTCCACTGGCGCGAGGGCGAAGTCTGGTTCTGGGACACCCTCGTCGATGCCGACCTCGCCAACAATACGGCGAGCTGGCAGTGGGTCGCCGGCTCCGGCGCCGACGCCGCGCCCTATTTCCGGGTCTTCAACCCGGTCCTGCAGGGCGAGAAGTTCGACCCGGACGGGGAGTATGTCCGCCGCTGGGTACCGGAGTTGAAGGACCTTCCTGCCAACGCCGTCCACGCCCCCTGGACCGCCAAGCCGATGGAGCTGAAAGAGGCGGGCATCGAACTCGGCCGCGACTACCCCCACCCCATCGTCGACCACGCAACGGCCCGCAAGCGGGCGCTGGAGCGCTATCGCCGCATGAAGGACGGTAACGACTGA
- the fdhD gene encoding formate dehydrogenase accessory sulfurtransferase FdhD produces MAARATRSHAARSLPGIAVQPTARRGVMRSLPDEEPVAMVFDGTTYAVLMATPADIEDFALGFALSEGIVETRDQIAELTVLEHDNGLEARFWLAADRSKALKARRRAMTGPIGCGLCGIDSLEEALRPLPVLPEGGPVFSAAEVAEATEALRDLQPLHDQTRAVHAAGFLLPGKGIVLAREDVGRHNALDKLIGALITAGIDAGTGAVVLTSRVSVEMVQKTVVAGTPVLIAASAPTARALKLAEDAGLTLAAFARGGGFDLYAAPERIVDGDPDVA; encoded by the coding sequence ATGGCAGCCCGCGCAACCCGCAGCCATGCTGCCCGCAGCCTCCCCGGCATCGCCGTGCAGCCGACCGCAAGGCGCGGCGTGATGCGCAGCCTGCCGGACGAGGAGCCGGTCGCCATGGTCTTCGACGGCACCACCTACGCCGTCCTGATGGCGACCCCGGCCGACATCGAGGATTTTGCTCTCGGCTTTGCCCTGTCCGAAGGGATCGTCGAGACGCGGGACCAGATCGCCGAACTGACGGTGCTGGAGCACGACAACGGCCTGGAAGCCCGGTTCTGGCTCGCCGCGGACCGCTCCAAGGCCTTGAAGGCGCGCCGCCGGGCGATGACCGGGCCGATCGGCTGCGGCCTTTGCGGCATCGACAGCCTGGAAGAGGCCCTGCGCCCGCTCCCTGTGCTGCCCGAAGGCGGCCCGGTCTTTTCCGCCGCCGAAGTGGCTGAGGCTACGGAGGCGCTACGCGACCTGCAGCCGCTCCACGACCAGACTCGTGCGGTCCATGCCGCCGGGTTCCTGCTTCCGGGCAAGGGCATCGTCCTTGCCCGCGAGGATGTCGGCCGCCACAACGCCCTCGACAAGCTGATCGGCGCGCTCATCACCGCCGGCATCGATGCCGGCACCGGCGCCGTGGTGCTGACCAGCCGGGTCTCGGTGGAGATGGTGCAGAAGACGGTCGTCGCCGGGACGCCCGTGCTCATCGCCGCCTCCGCACCGACGGCCCGCGCCTTGAAGCTGGCCGAGGACGCCGGCCTGACCCTTGCCGCCTTTGCCCGTGGCGGCGGCTTCGACCTTTATGCCGCGCCGGAGCGCATTGTCGACGGAGACCCCGATGTCGCCTGA
- a CDS encoding formate dehydrogenase beta subunit, which translates to MRIYVPLDAAAKALGADDVAAAIRAEADARGLDVEIVRNGTRGMVWLEPLVEIEDADGRRGYGPLTVDDVPALFDGTLETLGDVEKIPFFARQTRLTFARCGLIDPLNIDDYEAHGGLAGLRRAIQMTSENIVEEVKTSGLRGRGGAGFPTGIKWETVLHAKGAQKYIICNADEGDSGTFADRMIMEGDPFVLIEGMVIAGLGVGATKGYVYSRSEYPDANAVFAEAIGIALERGLIGPDVLGSDRRFDLELRIGAGAYVCGEETSLMNSLEGKRGVVRAKPPLPAYRGLFNRPTVVNNLLSLATIPAIFEKGAEHYADFGLGRSKGTMPIQIAGNVKYGGLFETAFGMPLGELVNEIAGGTASGRPVKAVQVGGPLGAYMPPEKFDTPFGYEEFDGQGGLIGHAGIVVFDDTVDMLQMARFAMEFCAIESCGKCTPCRIGAVRGVETIDRIAHGDPDAPALLADLCETMRGGSLCALGGFTPFPVMSALTHFPDDFAPAREAAE; encoded by the coding sequence ATGAGGATCTACGTTCCCCTTGACGCCGCCGCCAAGGCGCTCGGCGCCGACGACGTCGCCGCCGCCATCCGTGCAGAAGCCGACGCCCGCGGCCTCGACGTGGAGATCGTGCGCAACGGCACCCGCGGTATGGTTTGGCTTGAGCCGCTGGTCGAAATCGAGGACGCGGACGGCCGGCGCGGCTACGGCCCGCTCACCGTCGACGACGTCCCCGCCCTTTTCGATGGCACGCTCGAGACCCTCGGTGACGTTGAGAAAATCCCCTTCTTTGCCCGCCAGACCCGGCTCACCTTCGCCCGCTGCGGCCTGATCGATCCGCTGAACATCGATGATTATGAGGCCCATGGCGGCCTCGCCGGCCTCCGGCGCGCGATTCAAATGACCTCCGAGAACATCGTCGAGGAAGTGAAGACCTCGGGCCTGCGCGGCCGCGGCGGCGCCGGTTTCCCGACCGGTATCAAGTGGGAAACGGTCCTCCACGCCAAGGGCGCCCAGAAATACATCATCTGCAACGCCGACGAGGGCGACAGCGGCACCTTCGCCGACCGCATGATCATGGAAGGCGATCCCTTCGTCCTCATCGAGGGCATGGTGATCGCCGGCCTCGGCGTCGGCGCCACCAAGGGCTACGTCTACAGCCGCTCCGAATATCCCGACGCCAACGCGGTCTTTGCCGAGGCCATCGGGATCGCCCTTGAGCGCGGCCTCATCGGCCCGGACGTGCTCGGCTCCGACCGCCGCTTCGATCTGGAGCTGCGCATCGGCGCCGGCGCCTATGTCTGCGGCGAGGAAACCTCGCTGATGAACTCCCTGGAAGGAAAGCGCGGCGTCGTTCGGGCAAAGCCGCCGCTGCCGGCCTATCGCGGGCTCTTCAACCGGCCGACCGTCGTCAACAACCTCCTGTCGCTCGCCACCATCCCGGCGATCTTTGAAAAGGGCGCCGAGCACTACGCCGATTTCGGCCTCGGCCGCTCCAAGGGCACGATGCCGATCCAGATCGCCGGCAACGTCAAATATGGCGGCCTGTTCGAGACCGCCTTCGGCATGCCGCTCGGCGAACTCGTCAACGAGATCGCCGGCGGTACCGCCTCCGGCCGGCCGGTCAAGGCCGTGCAGGTCGGCGGCCCCCTCGGCGCCTATATGCCGCCGGAGAAATTCGACACGCCCTTCGGCTATGAGGAATTCGACGGCCAGGGCGGCCTCATCGGCCATGCCGGCATCGTCGTCTTCGACGACACGGTCGACATGCTGCAGATGGCCCGCTTCGCCATGGAGTTCTGCGCCATCGAGAGCTGCGGCAAGTGCACGCCCTGCCGCATCGGCGCGGTCAGGGGCGTCGAGACCATCGACCGCATCGCCCATGGCGACCCGGACGCGCCGGCCCTCCTCGCCGACCTCTGCGAGACCATGCGCGGCGGCTCGCTCTGCGCGCTCGGCGGCTTCACGCCGTTCCCGGTGATGTCCGCCCTCACCCATTTCCCAGACGACTTCGCACCGGCACGGGAGGCCGCAGAATGA
- a CDS encoding formate dehydrogenase subunit gamma, producing the protein MSEEHPQPSAEGIRSLIDARLHLEGPMLPIVHAIQAEYGYVPEMALPLIADALNLTAAEVHGVVSFYHDFRHAPAGRHVLKICRAEACQASGGTAIAERTLKKLGIDWNGTTANGAVTVEPVYCLGLCACGPAAMVDGTVVGRVDDARMDKLLSEAGA; encoded by the coding sequence ATGTCCGAGGAGCACCCGCAGCCGTCGGCTGAGGGCATTCGATCTTTGATCGACGCCCGCCTTCATCTGGAAGGCCCGATGCTGCCCATCGTCCACGCCATCCAGGCGGAGTACGGCTACGTGCCGGAAATGGCGCTGCCGCTGATCGCCGATGCGCTGAACCTGACGGCCGCCGAGGTCCACGGCGTCGTCTCCTTCTACCACGACTTCCGCCACGCCCCGGCCGGCCGGCACGTCTTGAAAATCTGCCGCGCCGAGGCTTGCCAGGCCTCCGGCGGCACGGCGATCGCCGAACGCACCCTGAAGAAGCTCGGCATCGACTGGAACGGCACGACGGCGAACGGCGCCGTCACCGTCGAGCCGGTCTATTGTCTGGGCCTGTGCGCCTGCGGCCCGGCGGCGATGGTCGACGGGACGGTCGTCGGCCGCGTCGACGATGCCCGCATGGACAAGCTCCTTTCGGAGGCCGGCGCATGA